A section of the Falco peregrinus isolate bFalPer1 chromosome 3, bFalPer1.pri, whole genome shotgun sequence genome encodes:
- the ABRA gene encoding actin-binding Rho-activating protein, with product MAADSNMAPEGKPGTTPGKRAVHKIRMASLVFSLARGWQQWVSDHHVKQAQEPPGWAPPAEDSSAQPAQERSYEKWTIPSVKRDQGKGDEKSIAKESVTIRDAEKNSRESDEALKKFSIKSKEVTKTVVSKAYERGGDVSLLSERYENSSSETAKLKEESSAIDKILSDKLSPTIRRKCSNMVSELTKGWKQMEQEDKEGAKEELLLKSHDGSLDAEDSGYGEAEDKLEQEDSDQEVTAVRIKRPVPSLASRLSEAARTKAQRKYSPVNSLKDRWQEWADQHIITQKLNPFSEEFDHELAMSTRLHKGDEGYGRPKEGTKTAERAKRAEAHIHREIRDMCFIIESMAKPRPDGKIQVTFGELFERYVRISDKVVGILMRARKHGLVHFEGEMLWQGRDDNVIITLLK from the exons ATGGCAGCAGACAGCAACATGGCTCCTGAAGGAAAGCCGGGTACTACTCCTGGGAAAAGGGCTGTCCACAAGATCCGAATGGCCAGCCTAGTCTTCAGCTTGGCGCgaggctggcagcagtgggTATCTGACCACCACGTAAAGCAAGCCCAGGAGCCCCCTGGATGGGCCCCCCCTGCAGAAGATTCATCAGCTCAGCCTGCACAAGAAAGATCCTATGAGAAATGGACAATTCCATCTGTCAAGAGGGACCAAGGAAAAGGTGACGAAAAATCCATAGCAAAGGAATCTGTGACGAtaagagatgctgaaaaaaattcaagggAATCAGATGAAGCCCTCAAGAAGTTCAGCATTAAAAGCAAAGAGGTGACAAAAACAGTTGTAAGCAAAGCCTATGAACGAGGAGGGGATGTTAGCCTCCTCAGTGAAAGATATGAGAATAGCAGCTCCGAGACAGCCAAGCTCAAAGAAGAATCAAGTGCTATTGATAAAATTCTTAGTGACAAATTATCTCCAACGATAAGGAGAAAGTGTTCAAACATGGTATCAGAGTTGACCAAGGGCTGGAAACAGATGGAACAAGAGGACAAAGAGGGGGCTAAGGAAGAACTGCTGCTTAAGTCTCATGATGGCAGCCTGGATGCAGAAGACAGTGGCTATGGGGAAGCAGAGGACAAACTTGAGCAAGAAGATAGTGACCAAGAGGTGACAGCTGTGAGGATTAAACGACCTGTGCCATCTTT AGCAAGCAGGCTTAGTGAAGCAGCGCGCACCAAAGCGCAGAGGAAGTACAGCCCTGTTAATAGCCTGAAGGACAGATGGCAAGAATGGGCCGACCAGCACATCATAACGCAGAAGCTGAATCCCTTCAGCGAGGAATTTGACCACGAGCTGGCCATGTCCACGCGCCTGCACAAAGGTGATGAAGGCTATGGCCGTCCAAAGGAAGGAACCAAAACTGCTGAAAGAGCCAAGAGAGCCGAGGCCCATATCCACCGAGAGATCAGGGATATGTGCTTCATCATTGAATCGATGGCTAAGCCACGGCCCGACGGCAAGATCCAAGTCACTTTTGGGGAACTCTTTGAGAGATACGTTCGTATTTCAGATAAGGTTGTTGGAATCCTTATGAGAGCCAGGAAACATGGCCTGGTGCACTTTGAGGGAGAAATGTTATGGCAAGGAAGGGATGATAATGTCATAATTACTTTACTGAAATAA